One Leopardus geoffroyi isolate Oge1 chromosome B1, O.geoffroyi_Oge1_pat1.0, whole genome shotgun sequence DNA window includes the following coding sequences:
- the SGCB gene encoding beta-sarcoglycan, giving the protein MAAAAAAAAAEQQSSNGPVKKSMREKAVERRNVNKEHNSNFKAGYIPIDEDRLHKTGLRGRKGNLAICVIILLFILAVINLIITLVIWAVIRIGPNGCDSMEFHESGLLRFKQVSDMGVIHPLYKSTVGGRRNENLVITGNNQPIVFQQGTTKLSVEKNKTSITSDIGMQFFDPRTQNILFSTDYETHEFHLPSGVKSLNVQKASTERITSNATSDLNIKVDGRAIVRGNEGVFIMGKTIEFHMGGNMELKAENSIILNGTVMVSTTRLPSSSSGDQFGTGDWVRYKLCMCADGTLFKVQVTGQNMGCQISDNPCGNTH; this is encoded by the exons atggcggcagcggcggcggcggcggcggccgagcAG CAAAGTTCCAATGGTCCCGTAAAGAAGTCCATGCGTGAGAAGGCTGTCGAGAGGAGGAATGTCAATAAGGAGCACAATAGTAATTTTAAAGCCGGATATATCCCAATTGATGAAGATCGCCTCCATAAAACGGggttgagagggagaaagggcaaTTTAGCCATTTGTGTGATTATCCTCTTGTTTATCCTGGCTGTCATCAATTTAATC atAACACTTGTTATCTGGGCTGTGATCCGCATTGGACCAAATGGCTGTGATAGCATGGAGTTCCACGAAAGTGGCCTGCTTCGGTTTAAGCAAGTATCTGACATGGGAGTCATACATCCTCTTTATAAGAGCACAGTAGGAGGAAGGCGGAACGAAAACTTGGTCATCACGGGCAACAACCAGCCT ATTGTTTTTCAGCAAGGGACAACAAAGCTCAGtgtagaaaagaacaaaacttctATTACAAGTGACATTGGTATGCAGTTTTTTGACCCGAGGACTCAGAATATCTTATTCAGCACAGACTATGAAACTCATGAGTTTCATTTGCCAAGTGGAGTGAAAAGTTTGAATGTTCAAAAAGCGTCTACTGAAAGg atTACCAGCAATGCTACTAGTGATTTAAACATAAAAGTTGACGGGCGTGCTATTGTGCGTGGAAATGAAGGTGTATTCATTATGGGCAAAACCATTGAATTTCACATGGGTGGTAATATGGAGTTAAAGGCA GAGAACAGCATCATCCTAAATGGAACCGTGATGGTTAGCACAACTCGCTTACCTAGTTCCTCCAGTGGGGACCAGTTTGGTACCGGTGACTGGGTACGCTACAAGCTCTGTATGTGTGCAGATGGAACTCTCTTCAAAGTACAAGTAACAGGCCAGAACATGGGCTGCCAGATCTCAGACAATCCCTGTGGAAACACTCATTAG